In Coleofasciculus sp. FACHB-T130, the DNA window CCGATACTGCTTTGTACAAACGCATGGCAGCGCAGGGACGAATTACTCATTCCAACTGGGATTTATACGATACTCGTCATGTTGTCTACAAGCCAACTAAGATGACACCGGAGGTGCTAGAGGCAGGCTACTGGCAAGCGTATCGAGATTTTTATCGTTGGAGTAATATTTTCCAAGGTGCTTGGGCTAAGGATCGTTGGTCTGACCGGATGCGGCATTTGGTCTATGCTGGGGCGTGGAAGAAGTTGGAGCCAGTTTGGGACGGGATCATTCGGGCGAAAAAGGTCACTCAATGCCTGCCAACTTTGGAAAGTGTTTTAACCAGTTTTGGCGCTCATCCATCCCCGCAACCCCGAGAAAAGTTACCTCTTAAGGAGGAGGCAGCTGTTCTACAAGAGCAGATGCCAGTTTTATAAAAGTCTCTATAATCTTCCAGAGCGGGTTTTCCCTGACCTACAGATGGGAAACAAGAGAATAGTGGTACAGGTTGCGCGGTAGGCTGGTATTTAGGGAATTGCCCGCTGGAGGGATCGACCGAGATGGAGTTCAAACTAACAAATGCCTTTAAGTTTTATCAGAATTTAGAGCATCAAAATCATGCGATTGATGAGCTTGAGCAATGGTTCAAAGATAATCACCCAGAGCAGTTAGAGAAGTTTCACCAAGCTTTATTAAATGGCCCTAGCCCCGATCTTGCCCCGGAAGCGATGGAGAAACTGACACTCAAAAGTAGTCAACCGTTGGCTTTGGCAACCTATTCGTCTTCGTCAGAAATTCATCTGAACGATCCGATCATTGCGGGTGGTGACTTGACGTGGGCAGACGCGATTCCTAATGGCGATCGCCATCTCCCCGAAAATCTAGAAGTCGTGGAGAATATTATCGCTCTTGCCAAGCAGCTACAAGTTGCCAGAGACCAGATTGGTAAGCCTTTCCTGATCACCAGTTGGTATCATCACAAACCCTTTGGGGCTAAGGTTCATGGCGCGTCCAAAAATCAACCGATGACGGGCGGTGCTGTTGAT includes these proteins:
- a CDS encoding D-Ala-D-Ala carboxypeptidase family metallohydrolase, producing MEFKLTNAFKFYQNLEHQNHAIDELEQWFKDNHPEQLEKFHQALLNGPSPDLAPEAMEKLTLKSSQPLALATYSSSSEIHLNDPIIAGGDLTWADAIPNGDRHLPENLEVVENIIALAKQLQVARDQIGKPFLITSWYHHKPFGAKVHGASKNQPMTGGAVDFRVEGYTGRQLAKMLDWWEGGLATYMYVPYMLHLDMGSQRRWQAQYPG